Sequence from the Pseudomonadota bacterium genome:
GTCACCTTCAATCCGAGCGAGAAGGATCTGACGCTCATCACCCAACGGCAGGCGAAGGGTGCCATCGCCGCTGACGCCTTGCTGGCCGGCGACAGCGAGGCCAGCTTCCGCGGCCGCTTGACCTTCCTCGACAACGCGGTCGACCGCTCGACCGGCACCATCGTCGCCCGGGTCACCATCGACAACCCCGAGCGCAGTCTATTGCCGGGCCAGTATGTCCGGGTCAGGCTCCATATCGGCGACTTGCCCGATGCGCTCCTGGTGGCGCAGACCGCGCTCGGCTCGAACCAGCTCGGCAAGTTCGTCTACGTGGTGGGCGAGGGCAACCGGGTCGAGCAGCGCTTCGTCAAGACCGGCGCCAGCTACGGCCCCTTGGTGGTGATCGGCGAGGGCGTCAAGGAGGGCGAGTCGGTTATCGTCGGCAATCTGCAGAAGATCGGCCCCGGCGCCCCGGTCACGCCGCTCGCGCCGAAGGGGTGAGGCCGCTCCAGCTCTCGATTGCCCCCACCCCAACCCTCCCCCGCCTTAGGCGGGGGAGGGGGTTCAGGGCGCATCCACTCGTGTCCCCTCCTCCACCGCTAGGTGGGGGAGGGCTAGGGTGGGGGCATGTGATGGTCCTCACCCGTGCTTGTGCGCCTTCTCGAAGGTCTGCTGCTGCGCCGGCGCCGCTTCCTTCTGGTGCTTGGCCTTCCATTCGGCATAGGGCATGCCGTAGACGATCTCGCGCGCCTTGTCGTCGCTGAGCGCCAGCCCCCGCTCCTCGGCCGCCGCCCGGTACCATTTGGACAGGCAGTTGCGGCAGAATCCGGCGAGGTTCATGAGGTCGATGTTCTGCACATCGACGCGCTTCCTCAGATGCTCGACCAGCGTGCGGAAGGCCGCCGCCTCGAGCTCGGTCTCGGTCTTCTTGTCCATGGGGACTCTCCTCAAGATGCTGTGAGGCTGCTGCCGGTTATCTAAGCACGGATTGGGTTCGGCGCCAGCGGAGCGCTGAACGGGCCAGCCGCCAGCCGAGCAAGAGCACGAGGCCGGCGCCGGTCAGATATAGCTCCGGCTGGTAGAGGCGCCCGACCATCTCATAGTGAAGCCAGGCAAGAATCGCGATCGGATAGACCAGGCGATGGAGCCCGCGCCAGACCCCGGCGCCGAGCCGCAAGACCGCCGCCCGGGTCGAGGTCAACACCAGGGGTACCAGCAAGACCGTGGCCACGAACCCCACGGCAAGATAGGGGTGCGCCAGCAGCTCCTGGCCGAGGAACGGCCAGTCGAAGCCATAGTCCTTGGCCCAAATGAGCAGGTGCAGGAACGCATAGAACGCGGCGAAAAGGCCGATCATGCGCCGGAGGCCGCCCAGCCAACCCAGACCCAAGAGGGCCGCCAGCGGCGTCAGCGCCAGCCCCAGGACCAGAAAGCGGAGCGACCACGTGCCGGTCTCGCGCACCAGGGTCGGATAGGGATTGGCGGCGATCACGCCATAGAGCGTGTCGTTGGCCAGCAAGAGGATCGGGGTCGCGGCCAAGAGGAAGACCACGGGCTTGACCAGGCCGAGCGGGCTATGGCCGGACTTGATCGCCATCGAGGGCATCATCGGGGCGGCTCCGGGGGAAGTGCCGGCTTCTCCTCCTCGGCGAGCTCCACCTCTTCGATGCGCCCGGCGCGCTTCACCACCTTGTCGGCGGAGATGCGGATCTGACGCATGTCCTCGGTCGTCTGGGAAAAATGCTGCTGCAGCTTGCCGACGCGCTCATCCAGGCGCTCCACGTCCTCGAGCAGCAGCACCACCTCCTGCTGGATGAGATGCGCCTGCTCGCGCATGGCGGCATCCCTCAAGACCGCTCTGACCGTGTTCAAGGTCGCCATCAAGGTCGTGGGCGAGACGATCCAGACCCGCTCGCGATAGGATTGCTGCACGATCTCCGCCATGTTGGCGTGCAGCTCGGCGTAGATGGCTTCGCTCGGCAGAAACATCAGCGCCGATTCCGCCGTCTCGCCGGGCACGATGTACTTGTCGCGAATGGCGCGGACATGAATGAGGACGGCCTGGCCCAAGGCCTTGCGTTGGACGAGCTTCGCCGCCTCGTCGGGTGCCGCCATCAGCGCCTGATAGGACTCCAGCGGAAACTTCGCATCGATGGCGATGGGTCCGGGCGGATTCGGCAGCTGCAAGAGGCAATCGACCCGGCGGCCGCCGCCGAGCGGCGCTTGAAAGACATAGGCGTCGGGCGGCAGGGCGGCGCGCACCAGATTCTCCAGCTGGATCTCGCCGAAGGCGCCGCGGGCCTGCTTGTTGGCGAGGATGTCCTGCAGTGCCACGACCTCGGTCGAGAGCTGGGTGATGGTCTTCTGCGCGGAATCGATGACCGCCAAGCGCTCGCGCAGATCGCCCAAGGTCTTCGTGGTGTCGGTGGCGCTCTTGCCGAGCGACTCCTGGACCCGTTGGCCGAGGGCGGCGAGGCGCTCGTCCAAGGATTTCGCCAGCGCCCGCTCCTGGGTCTGGAGCGCGTCGGCCAATTTCGCCTGGGATG
This genomic interval carries:
- a CDS encoding DUF1244 domain-containing protein, with amino-acid sequence MDKKTETELEAAAFRTLVEHLRKRVDVQNIDLMNLAGFCRNCLSKWYRAAAEERGLALSDDKAREIVYGMPYAEWKAKHQKEAAPAQQQTFEKAHKHG
- the rmuC gene encoding DNA recombination protein RmuC, translating into MAMDPGLVLALLIAAGALAVAVIVLRRSQKAPLAGSVPASEMAVLAQRLAESQGQLAGRLDQMAAQQAASQAKLADALQTQERALAKSLDERLAALGQRVQESLGKSATDTTKTLGDLRERLAVIDSAQKTITQLSTEVVALQDILANKQARGAFGEIQLENLVRAALPPDAYVFQAPLGGGRRVDCLLQLPNPPGPIAIDAKFPLESYQALMAAPDEAAKLVQRKALGQAVLIHVRAIRDKYIVPGETAESALMFLPSEAIYAELHANMAEIVQQSYRERVWIVSPTTLMATLNTVRAVLRDAAMREQAHLIQQEVVLLLEDVERLDERVGKLQQHFSQTTEDMRQIRISADKVVKRAGRIEEVELAEEEKPALPPEPPR
- a CDS encoding ferric reductase-like transmembrane domain-containing protein, whose translation is MAIKSGHSPLGLVKPVVFLLAATPILLLANDTLYGVIAANPYPTLVRETGTWSLRFLVLGLALTPLAALLGLGWLGGLRRMIGLFAAFYAFLHLLIWAKDYGFDWPFLGQELLAHPYLAVGFVATVLLVPLVLTSTRAAVLRLGAGVWRGLHRLVYPIAILAWLHYEMVGRLYQPELYLTGAGLVLLLGWRLARSALRWRRTQSVLR